A portion of the Sphingobacterium spiritivorum genome contains these proteins:
- a CDS encoding DUF1501 domain-containing protein produces MVDLDKLMREAQQYKLQAVTRRHFLKDCVAGIGSIALGSLLASCGGSGQGDAPLNLNALNPMIPRAPHFPAKAKSVIYLHMAGAPSQLELFDYKPELHKLHNKPCPDSLLKGKKFAFIRGTPNMLGPQATFAQYGESGAWISDHLPHFSKVVDDVSFLKAVHTDQFNHGPAQLFMHTGSARLGRPSIGSWVTYGLGSENSNLPGFVVLTSGGKTPDAGKSVWGSGFLPSVYQGVQCRSKGDPVLYIADPDGMGRDLKKHTIDAINTVNMDEYETYKDPETLSRIAQYEMAYKMQVAVPEVMDIASEPEYIHELYGTQPGKESFANNCLLARKLVEQGVRFVQLFDWGWDSHGTSASDSIDLGFRNKCREIDRPMTALIMDLKQRGLLDETLVVWGGEFGRTPMQENRDNRDMPFMGRDHHTDAYTIWMAGGGVRKGVTYGETDEIGFTAVSGRSSVHDVHATMLHLLGFDHEKFTYEFQGRPFRLTDVEGNLISDII; encoded by the coding sequence ATGGTAGACTTAGATAAATTGATGCGTGAAGCACAACAATACAAACTGCAGGCTGTTACCCGCAGGCACTTTCTCAAAGATTGTGTAGCAGGGATAGGCAGCATTGCACTTGGCAGTCTGTTAGCCAGTTGTGGTGGAAGTGGACAGGGAGATGCTCCGCTTAATCTGAATGCGTTGAATCCGATGATCCCCCGAGCACCGCATTTTCCGGCTAAAGCCAAAAGTGTAATTTATCTGCACATGGCGGGAGCGCCCTCACAACTCGAACTTTTTGACTATAAACCGGAACTGCACAAGTTACATAATAAGCCATGTCCGGATTCCCTGTTGAAAGGTAAGAAATTCGCATTTATCCGTGGCACACCTAATATGCTGGGACCACAGGCCACATTTGCGCAATATGGAGAAAGCGGAGCATGGATATCCGATCATTTGCCACATTTCAGCAAAGTGGTGGATGATGTCAGTTTTTTGAAAGCGGTACATACAGATCAGTTTAATCACGGACCGGCTCAGCTGTTTATGCACACCGGTAGTGCCCGGCTCGGCAGGCCGAGCATAGGTTCATGGGTGACTTACGGACTTGGCTCGGAAAATAGTAACCTTCCGGGGTTCGTGGTGTTGACATCCGGAGGAAAAACTCCTGATGCTGGCAAAAGTGTGTGGGGAAGTGGATTTTTACCCTCAGTATATCAGGGTGTACAATGTCGCTCAAAGGGAGATCCGGTCTTATATATTGCTGATCCCGACGGGATGGGAAGAGATCTCAAGAAACATACGATTGATGCTATCAATACCGTGAATATGGATGAGTATGAAACGTATAAGGATCCGGAGACTCTGTCCCGTATCGCACAGTATGAGATGGCTTATAAAATGCAGGTTGCAGTACCTGAAGTAATGGATATTGCTTCGGAACCAGAGTATATACATGAATTGTACGGCACGCAACCAGGTAAGGAGTCTTTCGCAAACAACTGCCTGCTGGCGCGTAAACTTGTAGAGCAGGGGGTACGCTTTGTACAATTATTTGACTGGGGATGGGATAGTCACGGAACCAGTGCCTCAGATTCGATAGACCTGGGATTCAGAAATAAATGCAGAGAAATAGACCGTCCGATGACAGCTTTGATTATGGATCTCAAACAGCGCGGACTGCTGGATGAAACTCTTGTTGTATGGGGTGGTGAATTCGGGCGCACACCTATGCAGGAGAACAGAGATAATCGTGACATGCCTTTTATGGGCAGAGATCACCATACAGACGCATATACCATCTGGATGGCAGGAGGCGGTGTACGTAAGGGAGTGACCTACGGAGAGACAGACGAAATCGGATTTACGGCGGTCAGTGGCCGGTCTTCTGTACATGATGTACATGCGACTATGCTGCATCTGCTGGGCTTTGACCACGAAAAGTTTACATATGAGTTTCAGGGACGTCCATTCAGACTCACTGATGTTGAAGGAAATCTCATCAGCGATATTATATAA
- a CDS encoding DUF1553 domain-containing protein, whose translation MVRKIIVCAVLLLLVIGVALFAFAKEDPVDFSTEVKPILNKHCITCHGGVKKNGGFSILFENEAFAKAESGKPAIIRGDADHSEFIKRLTHEDPELRMPYNAAPLSEAEIDILKRWINEGAKWGEHWAYTLPEEVEVPKPFSFARLFGKYPSGISNDIDYFVQDKFSEKGLKFSGEADKQTLLRRVYLDLTGVPPTWEEIRSFETDTGENAYEIRVDSLLSSSRYGEKWASWWLDMARYADTKGYERDESRQIWKYRDWVIKAFNSDKPYDQFTIEQLAGDLLPEPTKEQLIATAFHRNTMNNDEGGTDSEEFRVSSVLDRVNTTYQVWLSTTFECVQCHSHTYDPFKFEEYYKSVAFFNNTRDEDTYGDHPKLRFYTADDEKRLDSIKNWISQSGNPQLVRSAELFLHTLEPKVHAHYSDQITNGALYDTKWLGLRNGGNARLKKITLDGKKLFFLNYWTSAPGGKLEIRKDGLQGQILTSIDLPATQGRQVIHVPIPEISGVHDLYLLAKNPSIKTDETVLMIEWFAFREGFPGMDSPKSQHMERTFMQLVNMNPESVPVMIENPKEMARTTYVFERGNWMVHGDAVTPAVPAVLNDFPKGAPNNRLGFSQWIVSKENPLTARTLVNRVWAQLFGRGLVEPLGDMGTQSIPPIHRELLDYLSLKVMNEMNWSVKSLVREMVTSSTYKQSSGLNNKQVEKDPENRYWARGPRFRLSAEQIRDQALAVSGLLSSKMYGPGVMPHQPEGVWMTVYSGESWTKSTGEDQYRRGIYTFLKRTSPYPSFISFDASSREVCLVDRIRTNTPLQALTTLNDPVYLEAAKALATEMEKDAKGNVRQLIASGYRRTMFKDPAEDKLIALEKLYHQALNNFKSHPEAATKFLSIAPAGKKDQQQIAAKAASTVVANALLNLDEFLTKS comes from the coding sequence ATGGTTAGAAAAATTATTGTGTGTGCAGTTTTACTGCTTCTTGTCATTGGAGTAGCCTTGTTTGCTTTTGCAAAAGAGGACCCTGTAGATTTTAGTACTGAAGTCAAGCCCATACTGAATAAACACTGTATTACCTGCCACGGAGGAGTAAAGAAAAACGGAGGGTTCAGTATACTTTTTGAGAACGAAGCCTTCGCAAAAGCAGAATCCGGTAAACCAGCTATTATTCGCGGAGATGCGGATCATAGTGAATTTATAAAAAGACTAACCCATGAAGATCCGGAACTTCGCATGCCTTATAATGCTGCTCCACTCAGTGAAGCCGAGATTGATATCCTCAAAAGATGGATAAATGAAGGAGCTAAATGGGGAGAACACTGGGCATATACGTTGCCGGAAGAAGTAGAAGTACCCAAGCCATTTTCATTTGCCAGACTATTTGGAAAGTATCCGTCAGGGATTTCAAATGATATTGATTATTTCGTACAGGACAAATTCAGCGAAAAAGGATTGAAGTTTTCAGGTGAAGCGGATAAACAAACCCTGTTAAGAAGAGTATATCTCGATCTGACCGGAGTGCCACCTACCTGGGAAGAGATCCGTAGTTTTGAAACCGACACAGGTGAAAATGCATATGAAATACGGGTAGACAGTCTGCTTTCCTCATCCCGTTACGGAGAAAAATGGGCTTCATGGTGGTTGGATATGGCCAGATATGCCGATACTAAAGGTTATGAAAGAGACGAGTCCAGACAAATCTGGAAGTATAGAGACTGGGTGATCAAAGCCTTTAATTCGGACAAACCTTACGATCAGTTCACTATTGAACAACTGGCCGGAGATCTGTTGCCTGAGCCTACAAAAGAGCAGCTTATTGCTACAGCTTTTCACCGTAATACAATGAACAATGACGAAGGTGGTACAGATAGTGAAGAATTCAGAGTCTCGTCTGTATTAGACCGGGTCAATACGACCTATCAGGTATGGCTGAGTACCACATTCGAATGTGTCCAATGTCATAGTCATACCTATGACCCGTTTAAATTTGAAGAATACTATAAATCTGTTGCTTTTTTTAATAATACAAGAGATGAAGACACCTACGGTGATCATCCTAAATTACGGTTCTATACCGCTGATGATGAAAAAAGACTGGATAGCATTAAAAACTGGATCAGTCAGTCCGGCAATCCGCAGTTAGTCCGTTCTGCAGAACTATTTCTTCACACATTAGAACCTAAGGTACATGCACATTACAGTGATCAGATCACTAATGGTGCTTTGTATGACACCAAGTGGCTGGGACTGCGCAACGGAGGAAATGCAAGACTGAAGAAAATAACACTGGACGGTAAGAAATTATTCTTCCTGAATTACTGGACATCTGCTCCGGGCGGAAAGCTGGAAATCAGAAAAGATGGCCTTCAGGGACAGATACTGACCAGTATTGATCTTCCGGCTACACAGGGAAGGCAGGTGATCCATGTTCCGATTCCGGAAATATCCGGTGTTCACGATCTTTATCTGCTTGCAAAAAATCCGTCTATAAAAACTGATGAGACTGTCCTGATGATCGAATGGTTTGCTTTCAGAGAAGGATTTCCGGGGATGGATAGCCCGAAAAGCCAGCATATGGAACGCACCTTTATGCAACTGGTAAATATGAACCCCGAAAGTGTGCCCGTTATGATTGAAAATCCTAAAGAGATGGCGCGTACAACTTACGTCTTCGAACGCGGTAACTGGATGGTACATGGAGATGCGGTCACACCTGCAGTACCTGCTGTTCTCAATGATTTTCCTAAAGGTGCACCAAATAACAGATTGGGATTCAGTCAATGGATTGTAAGTAAAGAAAATCCGCTTACCGCCCGTACATTAGTGAACAGAGTCTGGGCACAGCTATTCGGAAGAGGATTAGTCGAACCGCTGGGCGACATGGGTACTCAAAGTATTCCGCCTATACATCGTGAACTGCTGGATTACCTGTCATTGAAAGTAATGAACGAAATGAACTGGAGCGTCAAATCTCTTGTTCGGGAAATGGTAACATCTTCTACATACAAACAATCTTCAGGTTTAAACAACAAGCAGGTGGAGAAAGATCCGGAAAACCGGTATTGGGCACGTGGACCACGTTTCCGTCTTTCTGCTGAACAGATCAGAGATCAGGCACTTGCCGTCAGTGGTCTGCTGAGTTCCAAAATGTATGGTCCGGGTGTCATGCCTCATCAACCGGAAGGTGTATGGATGACTGTATACAGCGGCGAATCATGGACCAAAAGTACCGGTGAAGATCAGTATAGACGAGGTATATACACCTTCCTGAAGCGCACAAGTCCTTATCCGTCATTTATCTCGTTTGATGCTTCCAGCCGGGAAGTCTGTCTGGTGGATCGTATCCGGACAAATACACCTTTACAGGCGTTGACAACACTTAATGATCCTGTCTATCTGGAAGCAGCCAAAGCTCTGGCCACAGAGATGGAGAAAGATGCAAAAGGTAATGTCAGGCAACTTATAGCTTCCGGATACAGACGAACGATGTTTAAAGATCCGGCTGAAGATAAACTTATCGCTTTGGAAAAACTTTATCATCAGGCACTGAATAATTTTAAATCTCATCCGGAGGCAGCCACTAAATTCCTGAGTATAGCGCCTGCCGGTAAGAAAGATCAACAACAGATAGCGGCTAAGGCTGCAAGTACTGTGGTGGCAAATGCGTTGTTGAATCTGGATGAATTCTTAACCAAATCCTAA